From the genome of Cryptococcus neoformans var. grubii H99 chromosome 11, complete sequence:
TGAGGTGGTCAAAGTGGCCCTGCTTAGAGTTGTAGTAGTCGTACTTGGTCTTGGCCCAGTAGTAGACACCGTAGACTATGATGATTGTCAGTGTTAAAAAAGTGAGGGTGCGCGCGCGAAAAAAGCGCAACATCCTGTTCTTGAAGGGAATAACGTACAGAACATGAGGGGGGGAGCGACGTAAGGAAGCTGTTGCATGGTTCGTCTGGAACCGTTGAAGACGTAGGCACGGAGCATACCGGCAAGGGGACGTTGGCGGTAAGGGGAGAGACCTGGTGAGAACACGGATGAGTATTCTGCACGACCAAACATGACGACTAGAGCGCACCATAGGTCTTGACACCCCTTTGCTTGGGTCCTCCCATGTCACCCCACCAACCAATCTGCAGGAAAGCCGCGTTAGCACGGTgaaacatcatcatctaccCTGCCCCGTTCGTTCGACTCAAACCCTCTGCCGTCAAAACGTCCCCGCCGCATCCCAAGACACTCGCCAGACTCCCTGCACACCTCTAACCGTATTTCATCGTGGTTGGCAGCGGCGTTGCGAGTGTGTTGGGAGGGGACGATTGGCTGTGGAAAAGACATGCAAAAACTCACCCAGGTCTTGGCTACAGACGGGGCGGTGAGCGGGTTACGGAAAAGACGGAGCAGGGGAGGACTTACGTTGGGGCATGCCAGAGTGGGCGGGAGCTGTGGGCCTCATGGTTGTGTGTGGAAGATGGGTggggggagaagagaaagacggATGTCAAATGGATCGGGCGAATGAGATGGACGAATGAGGAGGCGGCGTTTTGGAAAACTCCGATTGGTGCTGGTGCGGCTTGGCTCACTCGCACTTTTTCACTTCCCCCGCCGactccccctccccctcccccttccccccCGCCCCACACACCATGtccctcctcgcctccATCCTCGGATTCAGCGCATTCGGATTCGGTGCACGCTGCCTCCAGCTCGGCCTGCAAAAGCGACCCATCTTCGACGGTGAGCCACGCCCGCCTGCACCCCCGCTGACCCCCCCTCTAGCCTTCCACGGCCATGCATACGCCGTAATCGGCTTCGGCATGCTCGGTGCAGGCGCGTACCACGTGGACCAAAAACAGTGCGTGGCAGCGACGGTGCGCGGTGGTGAGCTGACGGGAAGCGCGGCAGGGCTGAGCTGCtcacaaagaagaagaaggccatGCTCGAGCAGCGGGAGATTGAGAGCCGGGAATGGGCTGCGCACAAGGGGGAAGCGCACGCCGTGTAGCAGTCTGGGATGCAGTGTATATCAACTAGCGCCCCGCGTTTTCGCACAGCTCACAAACACAACTCACCACTCACCACTCCGTCCACAGCTCAGACACAGCCATGCccatcctcccctccctcctccgcccCGCCCCAGACCCACTCCCCGCCCCCCCTCGCTCAACACCTGCCCGCCACTTCAGGTCAGTCGCCAGTCGGACAGCACATGCCCCGGCAGTCCCTTCATTCTATGGCCGTCCCGCCCACCTGGATCAAACGTCCCGTTCACTATTTCAAAAGCCTCTTTGACAACCATGAGCGTGCCGCCAAGGGAATCGCACGCTTCCCGCACCAGGAGAAAACCGAGCCAGATCCCGAGATCGTTTTTATGAGAGAAGTTTGCCGAAAAGAACGTCTCGACTTACTCGGCCGACACAAGGACTATACAGAATTCGACCTCCGCCTTTGTATGGACACGCTACTCTCCCGGGATACCAGTCAACAGCAGATTATAcaaaaggaaatggaatCCAGGATGAAAAGAGTACGCCGCGAACACGCGGGGAGCGAAAAAGGCAAACTGGGCGCAATATCGTCGATATGGAACGAAGCAAGTGACTTTTCAAGGATGAATACAAAGGAAAACAAGGAATTCACAGCCTGGTGAGTAGCGAGCACGGCATTCTaccctccctcttccagTTGCAGGTCGCTGAATATCTAATCTACAGCGGTGCCCATATAGCCGCCGGATTGACGAGACACCTTCAGGCGACTCGTGCTCCGCTTACCCACTTGGAAATTGCTGACGGTCCAAGGAATGATTATCCATCAACCACCCATTCGTGTCCCAAAAGCAAAGCCCACGACGTCACCACCAAAGACATTGAATTTCGTCCCAAAAAGAAACTTAAAACGAGGTATGCACCCAGCACGCTTTCCTCCTCGGAAAGATTGCTTGACCTCTTGATAGATGCTCAGAACGATTTGGAAAGGCACGAAGAGGAGCGGAAGCAATGGGCAAAGAGCGGGACTCGTTGCGTCCATGCCACACGGCCTAGAACGGGGATTTGAACCGTTGGCCTATTACATTGTCTCTAATTGTCAGTCTATTCAATGAGCAAAGTGGTATTATGAATGTATCTTGTTTTCGGCCCATCAGAAGCCTCTCTCATCCATCCCCGAGGCGTTGTGGAAAAATGACAATTGTACATTGATTTTTAAAAACAAAAGAGCCGGTAGAGAAACACAAGCAAACAATCATAATCGGACAAGGCATGTATACAATGTGCATGGCGTTATCAATGATGAGATCTAAAATGTTTTGACGAATTGATGAGCTGCAGCCCGCAGCTGCAGCATGACATGGATTAGaaccaaagaaaaaaaaaa
Proteins encoded in this window:
- a CDS encoding ubiquinol-cytochrome c reductase subunit 8 translates to MRPTAPAHSGMPQPKTWIGWWGDMGGPKQRGVKTYGLSPYRQRPLAGMLRAYVFNGSRRTMQQLPYVAPPLMFFYGVYYWAKTKYDYYNSKQGHFDHLIEEGVIKPGQYERPTVGPVVH